From the genome of Vicinamibacterales bacterium, one region includes:
- a CDS encoding DoxX family protein: MNILLWVLQVLAALAYAASGWMKIFLFDQISREVPSFGALPRQAWMALGIVELVCVIGLIVPAALHWRPALTVAAATVLALESLVFIGVHARYGEIGSIAMSGTLGLLMAFVAYGRMVLKPIV, from the coding sequence ATGAACATTCTGTTGTGGGTCCTGCAGGTCCTCGCCGCGCTCGCGTACGCTGCGTCGGGCTGGATGAAGATCTTCCTGTTCGACCAGATCAGCCGGGAGGTGCCGTCCTTTGGCGCGTTACCGCGCCAGGCCTGGATGGCCCTCGGCATCGTCGAGCTCGTGTGCGTGATCGGGCTGATCGTTCCGGCGGCGCTCCACTGGCGGCCGGCGCTCACGGTGGCCGCCGCGACGGTGCTGGCGCTCGAGAGCCTGGTGTTCATCGGCGTCCACGCCAGGTACGGCGAGATCGGGTCGATCGCCATGAGCGGCACGCTGGGCCTCCTCATGGCGTTCGTCGCGTACGGACGGATGGTGCTGAAGCCGATCGTCTGA
- a CDS encoding SRPBCC domain-containing protein produces the protein MTDDPRRTARALDLTVDIDATLEDVWQALTSGEGIARWFAPYAAVTPGAGGSVSIGWDPNEMWATPITVWEPMRRMQTASEMPTKDGRTIRLAVDYYLEARGGRVRVRLVHSGFDDSGTWDDYIDGLDAGWTYFLFNLKHALERHRGVDRQQLSARFRTTAPAGGDHPIFGAKGLRVQPPVAGLRPGDACRFSLGGIEADARVAVRRAPRAVAFVVPAWNDALLFVEREGMKETHGLGVWLSLYGVPETAAAPLRQGLAGLKSAFAVPEP, from the coding sequence GTGACTGACGACCCCCGGCGCACCGCGCGCGCGCTCGATCTGACCGTCGACATCGACGCCACACTCGAAGACGTGTGGCAGGCGCTGACCAGCGGCGAGGGCATTGCCCGCTGGTTCGCCCCGTACGCCGCGGTCACGCCGGGCGCAGGCGGCAGCGTCAGCATCGGCTGGGACCCGAACGAGATGTGGGCCACGCCAATCACGGTGTGGGAACCGATGCGGCGGATGCAGACCGCCAGCGAGATGCCGACGAAGGACGGCCGCACGATCCGTCTCGCGGTCGACTATTACCTCGAAGCCCGCGGCGGACGGGTGCGGGTGCGTCTCGTGCACTCCGGCTTCGACGACAGCGGCACATGGGATGACTACATCGACGGGCTCGACGCCGGCTGGACGTACTTCCTGTTCAACTTGAAGCACGCGCTCGAACGCCATCGCGGCGTCGATCGCCAGCAGCTCTCCGCACGGTTCCGCACGACCGCGCCGGCCGGCGGCGACCACCCGATCTTCGGCGCGAAGGGTCTGCGCGTGCAGCCCCCGGTCGCCGGTCTCCGGCCGGGCGACGCCTGTCGCTTCTCGCTCGGCGGCATCGAGGCCGATGCCCGCGTCGCCGTGCGCCGCGCGCCGCGCGCGGTCGCCTTCGTCGTGCCGGCGTGGAACGACGCGCTGCTCTTCGTCGAACGCGAAGGGATGAAGGAGACGCACGGGCTGGGCGTCTGGCTCTCGCTCTACGGCGTGCCCGAGACGGCCGCGGCGCCGCTGCGGCAAGGGCTGGCCGGCTTGAAGTCGGCGTTCGCCGTGCCCGAGCCATGA
- a CDS encoding winged helix-turn-helix domain-containing protein, whose product MGAQPLDIIDDPVRARAALQPIRLRLLHLLERPQSAPQLANATGMPRQRVLYHLRKLEAQRLVEAHEHGSVGRRIDRSYVRTATSYAIAPKTLGGVAADPRTIADAFSSAYLSAVAGRALNDLAALGKAAAARGKRVPTLTLETAVRFATPADQRRFTDELTAALATLASKYHDPDAPQGRTFRVFACGYPAVPAGPAQPQRGREAGMEAM is encoded by the coding sequence ATGGGCGCCCAACCGCTCGACATCATCGACGACCCCGTGCGCGCCCGCGCGGCGCTCCAGCCGATTCGGTTGCGGCTCCTGCACCTGCTCGAGCGGCCGCAATCGGCGCCCCAACTGGCGAACGCGACCGGGATGCCGCGCCAGCGCGTGCTCTACCACCTGCGGAAGCTCGAGGCGCAGCGGCTGGTGGAGGCGCACGAGCACGGAAGCGTCGGCCGCCGCATCGATCGCTCCTACGTCCGCACCGCGACGTCGTACGCCATTGCGCCGAAGACGCTGGGCGGCGTCGCCGCCGATCCGCGGACGATCGCCGACGCGTTCTCTTCGGCGTACCTCTCGGCGGTCGCCGGCCGGGCGCTGAACGACCTCGCCGCGCTCGGCAAGGCCGCGGCCGCCCGCGGCAAGCGCGTGCCGACGCTCACGCTGGAAACCGCCGTGCGGTTTGCGACGCCGGCCGATCAGCGGCGGTTCACCGACGAGCTCACCGCGGCTCTCGCCACCCTCGCGTCCAAGTACCACGACCCCGATGCGCCGCAGGGACGCACGTTCCGCGTGTTCGCGTGCGGCTATCCCGCCGTGCCCGCAGGGCCGGCCCAACCCCAACGCGGCCGCGAGGCCGGCATGGAGGCGATGTGA
- a CDS encoding TonB family protein: protein MGEWALRGSTSSAPMPEYPREALRDKVSGVVVAAVRFGVDGRVDSVEILESPDALTGAAVRSAVSRWTMPAAHGADRPRSYPIAGKLTFYFQVRHGKGYVVDPDQMPGGTPRPQPAPAVTIPRSGVPSLNVPSAPAKSIPGSHGETLDTMTVSAFRKQAARTRHVVLDSGEREAFRRGHWPGAVNIPFDELSVRSGPELPRDRLIAVDCTREDMQLCRWAGGRLVEQKFPKIVLLVR, encoded by the coding sequence ATGGGTGAGTGGGCGCTGCGCGGGTCCACCAGTTCTGCGCCGATGCCCGAATATCCGAGAGAGGCGCTCCGCGACAAGGTGTCGGGGGTGGTCGTCGCAGCGGTTCGCTTCGGGGTCGATGGGCGAGTCGATTCAGTCGAGATCCTGGAGTCGCCGGACGCTCTGACGGGCGCGGCGGTCCGCAGCGCGGTGAGCCGGTGGACGATGCCTGCGGCCCACGGAGCAGACCGTCCGCGCAGTTACCCCATTGCGGGGAAGCTGACCTTTTACTTCCAGGTTCGACATGGAAAAGGCTACGTCGTCGATCCCGATCAGATGCCTGGCGGTACGCCGCGGCCGCAACCGGCACCGGCAGTGACGATCCCCCGCTCCGGCGTGCCGTCTCTCAATGTTCCATCGGCCCCGGCGAAGTCGATACCGGGCAGTCATGGAGAGACGCTGGACACCATGACCGTCTCCGCATTCAGGAAGCAGGCGGCACGCACCCGCCACGTGGTTCTGGATTCAGGCGAGCGCGAGGCGTTCAGACGCGGTCACTGGCCGGGCGCGGTCAACATTCCCTTCGACGAGCTTTCGGTTCGGAGCGGGCCGGAGCTGCCGCGCGACCGGCTCATTGCCGTCGACTGCACGCGGGAGGACATGCAGTTGTGCCGGTGGGCCGGAGGCCGGCTCGTCGAACAGAAGTTCCCGAAGATCGTGCTGCTGGTGCGATGA
- a CDS encoding ABC transporter permease, which translates to MPSTLIAMLIQDLRYGLRRIKRQPAFTALVAVTLAVGVGANAAMFGLVDVLMFRTPRHVAAPEAIVRVEGAGSYVRYEDLRDRLRSAELAAYTRRSVGFGAGVEAMPLRIECVTPTYFRVLGMTPQYGRTFAEADASLDADRTVVVSHDLWRRRFNADLNAVGTRVRIADKSYDVIGVAPAGFTGVEFGDVDAWILLEASPEACSPFARNLLRSDTRWLTTIGRLRDGVPLSQAQAELASLALASPVAPAASGRSNDRDRLTPMYASRRVSLSRDGRLALWLMGGAAVLLLMACVNVAGLLWTQTLNRARETAVRLQVGASRVRVFAHLLVEHLIAAAIGGVAAVAVAAVLGRAVHRYFPYAEGVELMTLRSLVVVGLLAFLAGLASGIVPVVHASRTGAERFFRTGDSLAAMRSRWRATLLSLQIALALVLAVAAGLFVASVRKFHQDFSYDLEHVIAASIDLRTSNTRTPLEVQGLFETLLRRVQQMPQVQSAALSSAPVLESGGWSRIFGVSRTITGRQVTMHKLVEVTPEYFSTLGLSLSGGPGFDGQAAAASEDTIVLEDIVARQLFPSESPLGQCVFVSRRCLKVAGVVPTSRASLKPGSQTSQVFVPFRASSDIETTAQVLLIRTRRPAASQLRAVSGVLQGAAPDLPYVNIRTLEELADVQARSWLLGSTVFGIFGTLAMLLGAIGIYGALASTIRQRTAEIGLRLALGAARGDIARMIVRHAALAVLSGLVAGLGASFAGARYIQALLFNVPAVHATTYAAAPMVVLFAALLACVVPVRRAMCVDPAIALRRE; encoded by the coding sequence ATGCCTTCCACGCTCATCGCGATGCTGATCCAGGATCTGCGTTACGGTCTGCGGCGGATCAAGCGGCAGCCTGCGTTCACGGCTCTGGTCGCCGTGACGCTCGCCGTCGGCGTCGGAGCGAACGCCGCGATGTTCGGGCTCGTGGACGTGCTCATGTTCCGCACACCACGGCACGTGGCCGCGCCTGAGGCCATCGTTCGGGTCGAGGGGGCCGGAAGCTACGTCCGCTACGAAGATCTGCGCGATCGGCTGCGCTCTGCGGAACTGGCGGCCTACACTCGCCGCTCTGTGGGCTTCGGCGCGGGCGTTGAAGCAATGCCTCTCCGCATCGAATGCGTGACGCCGACCTACTTTCGCGTGCTGGGAATGACGCCTCAGTACGGACGGACCTTCGCCGAGGCGGACGCCAGCCTCGACGCTGACAGGACGGTGGTCGTCTCTCACGATCTCTGGCGAAGGCGGTTCAATGCCGATCTGAACGCGGTGGGAACGCGCGTTCGCATCGCCGATAAGTCCTACGACGTGATCGGCGTGGCACCGGCCGGCTTCACGGGCGTGGAGTTTGGCGACGTGGACGCGTGGATTCTGCTCGAGGCGTCGCCGGAGGCCTGTTCGCCGTTCGCGAGAAACCTGCTTCGATCCGACACCCGGTGGCTGACGACCATCGGCCGGCTTCGTGACGGCGTTCCGCTCAGCCAGGCACAGGCCGAACTCGCCAGCCTCGCCCTGGCCAGCCCGGTTGCGCCCGCCGCCTCTGGACGTTCGAACGACCGGGACAGGCTGACGCCGATGTACGCGTCCAGGCGCGTGAGCCTCAGCCGGGATGGCCGGCTTGCCCTGTGGTTGATGGGCGGCGCCGCGGTCCTTCTCCTTATGGCGTGCGTGAATGTCGCCGGGCTGCTCTGGACCCAGACGCTGAACAGAGCCCGTGAGACGGCGGTTCGCCTCCAGGTGGGAGCGAGCCGCGTTCGGGTATTCGCGCACCTGCTCGTGGAACACTTGATCGCGGCCGCAATCGGCGGGGTCGCGGCGGTTGCGGTCGCAGCGGTGCTCGGACGGGCGGTCCACAGGTATTTCCCGTATGCGGAGGGCGTCGAGTTGATGACCCTCCGCAGCCTCGTCGTGGTGGGGCTGCTCGCGTTTCTCGCCGGCCTTGCAAGCGGCATCGTGCCCGTCGTCCATGCTTCACGGACCGGTGCCGAGCGATTCTTTCGAACGGGGGATTCCCTCGCGGCGATGCGCTCGCGATGGCGCGCGACGCTGCTGTCGCTGCAGATTGCGCTCGCCCTGGTTCTCGCGGTGGCGGCGGGATTGTTCGTCGCGAGCGTCAGGAAGTTCCACCAGGATTTCAGCTACGACCTGGAGCACGTCATCGCCGCCTCGATTGACCTGCGGACGTCGAATACGCGGACGCCTCTGGAGGTTCAGGGCCTCTTCGAAACCCTCTTGCGTCGTGTGCAGCAGATGCCGCAGGTGCAATCTGCAGCGCTCAGCTCCGCTCCGGTCCTCGAGTCCGGCGGCTGGAGCCGGATATTTGGCGTGAGCCGCACCATCACCGGCCGCCAGGTGACGATGCATAAGTTGGTCGAGGTGACGCCTGAGTACTTCTCGACGCTGGGACTGAGCCTGTCCGGCGGGCCGGGGTTTGACGGCCAGGCAGCCGCTGCCTCGGAAGACACCATCGTGCTCGAGGATATCGTGGCGAGGCAGCTGTTTCCGTCGGAGTCGCCGCTCGGGCAGTGTGTCTTCGTGTCGCGTCGTTGTCTGAAGGTGGCCGGCGTCGTGCCGACATCGCGCGCCAGCCTGAAACCGGGCAGCCAGACCTCGCAGGTATTCGTGCCCTTCCGTGCATCGAGCGACATCGAAACGACAGCGCAGGTTCTGTTGATCCGGACGAGGCGGCCGGCCGCTTCTCAGTTACGGGCAGTCTCCGGCGTGCTGCAGGGCGCCGCGCCGGACCTGCCCTACGTGAACATCCGGACGCTCGAGGAACTCGCCGACGTGCAGGCGCGCTCGTGGCTGCTCGGGTCGACGGTCTTCGGTATCTTCGGCACGCTGGCGATGCTGCTCGGCGCGATTGGCATTTACGGCGCGCTGGCGTCCACGATCCGGCAGCGGACAGCAGAAATCGGTTTGCGGCTCGCGCTCGGGGCCGCACGCGGCGATATCGCTCGCATGATCGTGCGCCATGCCGCGCTGGCCGTCCTGTCAGGTCTGGTCGCGGGGCTCGGTGCGTCGTTCGCGGGGGCGAGGTACATCCAGGCCCTGCTGTTCAATGTCCCGGCGGTTCATGCCACGACCTACGCGGCTGCGCCAATGGTCGTGCTCTTTGCCGCGCTGCTGGCATGCGTTGTCCCGGTGCGTCGAGCCATGTGCGTCGACCCCGCCATCGCGCTCAGACGGGAGTGA
- a CDS encoding protein kinase, which translates to MPLTDDRWRRVKALFQAAVELAPEDRRAFVSSAAGDDEDLRAEVESLLSSDARDAALLDRLPGHARAAPADALGVLASTTIGVTRTRPLLGPGRSVGSYEIIGVLGAGAMGDVYRARDARLNREVALKVVAGLSSDDPSRVARFRRESQLLAALNHPNIAAIYGVEESAEPRALVLELVDGPTLADLIAAGPMPARRALPIARQIIDALEAAHEQGIVHRDLKPANVKVRADGVVKVLDFGLAKALGADAGTAINDAPHDTAATREGIILGTAAYMSPEQAKGLPVDKRTDIWAFGCVLFEMFAGRPPFRGDTVTDVLAAVVKEDPDWTALPADAPLPVQRLLRRCLVKNPRQRLRDIGDARLELDVENEGPPDATASRNRPARYAGWLPWAAAVAIALSAVVIREGWRAMQPPSPLANATFTQFTNWEGNEEGAEISPNGELVAFLSDREGEFDLWVSQVGTGIFHNLTRDVAPLAASGSIVRKLGFTSDGAQIWFNPGDGKPPALMPWMGGPPQPFLPAGTNTPAWSPDGTSFVYVDKARREDQIYRADASNTERQQIFGPGSLKNMNPVWSPDGKWIYFTRGVEPQDETAMDVWRLRPAGGTAERVTAQHLAINFLAPLDSRRFLYVARAEDRSGPWLWSVDVDTGRSTRVPSGVDQYLSVSASRDGRRVVATVANPSASLWRVPLADRPAEERDAERYPLPGPTGFAFAPRAGPQSLFYLTDRGIDDGLWKVQDNRASQLRRAVDAPISEAPAVSRDGRLAVVVRKQGRRSLSVMAGDGTNAQKLAGAIEIDGAAGQGAADWSPDGTRIVAGGHDEKGPALFLIAVDTGVATRLVEGTWLNPVWSPRGDLIVYAGRSVIGQVELRGIRPDGTAVALPRVMVRPGGYRFVPDGSALVYVERIQSPDFWRLDLASGERRQLTRLENRGAVRTFDITPDGKYIVFDRARQNSNVVLIELPRQ; encoded by the coding sequence ATGCCGCTGACTGACGACCGGTGGCGGCGCGTGAAGGCGCTGTTCCAGGCCGCCGTGGAGCTTGCCCCCGAAGACCGCCGGGCGTTCGTCTCGTCGGCGGCCGGAGACGACGAGGACCTGCGGGCCGAGGTCGAGTCGCTGCTGTCGTCCGACGCCCGGGACGCCGCGCTGCTCGACCGGCTTCCCGGCCACGCGCGCGCGGCGCCGGCGGATGCCCTGGGCGTCCTCGCGTCGACGACGATCGGCGTGACGAGAACGCGGCCGCTGCTCGGTCCCGGACGTTCGGTGGGCTCGTACGAAATCATCGGCGTGCTGGGCGCCGGGGCAATGGGCGACGTCTATCGCGCCAGAGACGCCAGATTGAACCGCGAGGTCGCGCTCAAGGTCGTCGCCGGACTCTCGTCGGACGATCCCAGCCGCGTCGCGCGGTTCAGACGCGAGTCGCAGCTGCTCGCGGCGCTGAACCATCCGAACATCGCGGCGATCTACGGCGTCGAGGAATCGGCGGAGCCGCGCGCGCTGGTGCTGGAGCTGGTCGACGGGCCGACGCTGGCGGACCTCATCGCCGCGGGGCCGATGCCCGCCCGCCGGGCGCTGCCGATCGCGCGGCAGATCATCGACGCGCTGGAAGCGGCGCACGAGCAGGGCATCGTGCATCGCGATCTCAAGCCCGCCAACGTGAAGGTCCGAGCGGACGGCGTCGTCAAGGTGCTGGATTTCGGCCTGGCGAAAGCCCTCGGCGCCGATGCCGGCACGGCGATCAACGACGCGCCGCACGATACCGCGGCGACTCGCGAGGGGATCATCCTCGGCACCGCGGCCTACATGTCGCCGGAACAGGCGAAGGGGCTGCCGGTCGACAAGCGCACCGACATCTGGGCGTTCGGCTGCGTGCTGTTCGAGATGTTCGCGGGCCGGCCGCCGTTTCGCGGCGACACCGTCACCGACGTGCTCGCCGCCGTCGTCAAGGAGGATCCGGACTGGACGGCGCTTCCCGCGGACGCGCCGCTTCCGGTGCAGCGGCTGCTGCGGCGCTGTCTGGTCAAGAATCCTCGACAGCGGCTGCGGGACATCGGCGACGCGCGGCTCGAGCTCGACGTCGAGAACGAGGGGCCGCCCGACGCGACGGCGTCGAGGAACCGCCCCGCGCGCTACGCCGGGTGGCTGCCCTGGGCCGCGGCCGTGGCGATCGCGCTTTCCGCAGTCGTCATCCGGGAGGGCTGGCGCGCGATGCAGCCGCCGTCGCCGCTGGCGAACGCCACGTTCACGCAGTTCACGAACTGGGAGGGGAACGAAGAGGGAGCCGAGATTTCTCCCAACGGCGAGCTGGTGGCGTTCCTCTCGGACCGCGAGGGGGAGTTCGATCTCTGGGTCAGCCAGGTGGGCACCGGGATCTTTCACAACCTGACGCGCGATGTCGCGCCGCTCGCGGCGAGCGGCTCGATCGTGCGCAAGCTGGGGTTCACGTCCGACGGCGCGCAGATCTGGTTCAACCCGGGCGACGGCAAGCCCCCCGCGCTCATGCCGTGGATGGGAGGACCGCCGCAGCCGTTCCTGCCGGCGGGCACGAACACGCCCGCCTGGTCGCCCGACGGCACCAGCTTCGTCTATGTCGACAAGGCCAGGCGCGAGGATCAAATCTATCGCGCCGATGCCTCCAACACCGAGCGGCAGCAGATCTTCGGACCAGGCAGCCTGAAGAACATGAATCCCGTCTGGTCCCCCGACGGCAAGTGGATCTATTTCACCCGCGGCGTCGAGCCGCAGGACGAAACCGCGATGGACGTGTGGCGGCTCCGCCCGGCCGGCGGCACGGCGGAGCGTGTGACCGCACAGCACCTCGCCATCAACTTCCTCGCGCCGCTCGACTCGCGCAGGTTCCTGTACGTGGCGCGTGCCGAGGATCGATCGGGGCCGTGGCTCTGGTCGGTCGACGTGGACACCGGCCGCTCGACGCGCGTGCCTTCGGGGGTTGATCAATACCTGTCGGTCTCCGCCAGCCGCGACGGCCGGCGCGTCGTCGCCACGGTTGCGAACCCGAGCGCGAGCCTGTGGCGCGTGCCGCTGGCGGATCGGCCCGCGGAGGAGCGCGATGCCGAGCGATACCCGCTGCCGGGACCGACCGGCTTCGCCTTCGCGCCGCGCGCCGGTCCGCAGTCCCTGTTCTATCTCACCGACCGCGGCATAGACGACGGGCTGTGGAAGGTCCAGGACAACCGGGCGTCGCAGCTGCGCCGCGCCGTGGACGCGCCGATCTCCGAGGCGCCGGCGGTGTCGCGCGACGGCCGGCTCGCGGTGGTGGTTCGAAAGCAGGGCCGGCGCTCTCTGTCGGTCATGGCCGGCGACGGCACCAACGCGCAGAAGCTCGCGGGAGCCATCGAGATCGACGGCGCCGCGGGCCAGGGCGCGGCCGACTGGTCGCCGGACGGCACGCGTATCGTCGCCGGGGGTCATGACGAGAAGGGGCCGGCGTTGTTCCTCATTGCCGTCGACACGGGCGTCGCCACCCGGCTCGTCGAGGGCACATGGCTGAATCCGGTGTGGTCTCCCCGCGGCGATCTGATCGTGTATGCCGGCAGGTCCGTGATCGGCCAGGTCGAGCTCCGCGGGATCAGACCGGACGGCACGGCGGTGGCGCTGCCGCGGGTGATGGTCCGTCCCGGCGGGTATCGCTTCGTCCCTGACGGCAGCGCCCTCGTCTACGTCGAACGCATCCAGTCGCCGGACTTCTGGCGGCTCGATCTCGCCAGCGGCGAGCGGCGGCAGCTGACGCGGCTGGAGAATCGGGGCGCCGTGCGGACCTTCGACATCACGCCGGACGGGAAGTACATCGTGTTCGATCGCGCGCGGCAGAACTCGAACGTCGTGCTCATCGAGCTGCCGAGGCAGTAG
- a CDS encoding sigma-70 family RNA polymerase sigma factor produces MAARHDVTALLDEWSRGDQAALGQLLPLVYAELRRIAARQLGRERAGHTLQPTALVHEAYLRLVDQRQVDWQNRAHFFGVAAQIMRRVLVDHARRHTANKRGDGAPHISIDDAQGVAAAAEMPLITLDHALRRLEKVDPDLARIVELRAFGGLTIDEAAHVLNVSPSTAKRDWRTARAWLNREIGATDAAD; encoded by the coding sequence ATGGCGGCGCGTCACGACGTAACGGCGCTCCTCGACGAATGGAGTCGCGGCGACCAGGCGGCGCTCGGCCAGTTGCTGCCTCTCGTCTACGCGGAGCTCCGCCGAATCGCCGCCCGGCAGCTGGGCAGGGAGCGCGCCGGCCACACGCTGCAGCCGACCGCGCTCGTCCACGAGGCCTACCTGCGGCTCGTGGATCAGCGCCAGGTCGACTGGCAGAATCGCGCGCACTTCTTCGGCGTCGCGGCGCAGATCATGCGGAGAGTGCTCGTCGATCACGCGCGCCGCCACACCGCGAACAAGCGCGGCGACGGCGCGCCGCACATCTCCATCGACGATGCCCAGGGCGTCGCGGCGGCCGCCGAGATGCCGCTCATCACCCTCGATCACGCTCTCCGCCGGCTGGAGAAGGTCGACCCCGATCTCGCGCGCATCGTCGAACTGCGCGCCTTCGGCGGGTTGACGATCGACGAAGCGGCGCACGTGCTCAACGTCTCGCCGTCGACGGCCAAACGCGACTGGCGCACCGCCCGGGCGTGGCTCAATCGCGAGATCGGTGCGACGGATGCCGCTGACTGA
- a CDS encoding CoA-binding protein: protein MTPALQTKVDEFLAQKRIAVAGVSRDNGHHPVGNLIYRRLKKTGHEVFPVNPHIQTFEGDPCYPDLRSIPGGVDGVVIVTRPDTTERIVRDCGDAGVRRVWMHQSIGTKASSVSPAAVEYCQQHDISVIAGACPMMYGEGVDLGHACMRWMLRVTGRLPA, encoded by the coding sequence ATGACACCGGCGCTCCAGACGAAAGTAGACGAGTTCCTGGCGCAGAAGCGCATCGCGGTGGCGGGCGTGTCACGCGACAACGGCCATCACCCGGTGGGCAACCTGATCTATCGCCGGTTGAAGAAGACCGGCCACGAGGTCTTCCCGGTGAATCCGCACATCCAGACGTTCGAAGGCGATCCGTGTTACCCGGATCTGCGATCGATTCCTGGCGGGGTCGATGGCGTGGTGATTGTCACCCGGCCGGACACCACCGAGCGGATCGTGCGCGACTGCGGTGATGCCGGCGTCCGCCGCGTCTGGATGCACCAGTCCATCGGCACCAAGGCGTCGAGCGTCTCGCCGGCCGCCGTCGAGTACTGCCAGCAGCACGACATCAGCGTGATCGCGGGCGCGTGCCCGATGATGTACGGCGAAGGCGTCGATCTCGGACACGCGTGCATGCGATGGATGCTCCGGGTGACCGGACGGCTCCCTGCATGA